A stretch of Flavobacterium sp. N1994 DNA encodes these proteins:
- the fbaA gene encoding class II fructose-bisphosphate aldolase — MSHNIKPGVATGDEVQAIFAYAKEKGFALPAVNVIGSSTINGVLETAAKLKAPVIIQFSNGGAAYNAGKGLSNTGEKAAIAGAIAGAKHIHTLAEAYGATVILHTDHCAKKLLPWVDGLLDASEKHFAETGKPLFSSHMLDLSEEPMHENIEICKTYLARMSKMGMTLEIELGITGGEEDGVDNSGVDHSELYSTPTEVDFAYSELLKVSPRFTIAAAFGNVHGVYKPGNVKLTPTILRDSQDYIQKKHNTGKNPVDFVFHGGSGSTLEEIREAISYGVVKMNIDTDLQFAYTEGIRDYMVNNIEYLRTQIGNPDGPDSPNKKHYDPRKWIREGELTFNKRLEEAFADLNNVNTL; from the coding sequence ATGTCCCACAATATTAAACCTGGAGTAGCCACTGGAGATGAAGTTCAAGCTATTTTTGCTTACGCTAAAGAAAAAGGATTTGCGCTTCCTGCAGTAAATGTAATTGGATCAAGCACTATTAATGGTGTTTTGGAAACGGCTGCTAAATTGAAAGCCCCTGTTATCATTCAGTTTTCAAATGGTGGCGCGGCATATAATGCTGGAAAAGGACTTTCTAATACTGGGGAAAAAGCAGCTATCGCTGGTGCCATTGCAGGTGCTAAACACATTCATACACTAGCAGAAGCCTATGGAGCGACCGTAATTTTACATACTGACCACTGTGCCAAAAAATTATTGCCATGGGTTGATGGGTTGTTAGATGCTTCTGAAAAACATTTCGCCGAAACTGGAAAACCTTTATTTTCATCCCACATGCTTGATTTATCAGAAGAACCAATGCATGAAAACATTGAAATCTGCAAAACGTATTTGGCTCGTATGAGTAAAATGGGAATGACTTTAGAAATTGAATTAGGAATTACCGGTGGTGAAGAAGATGGTGTGGATAACTCTGGTGTTGATCATTCTGAATTGTACTCTACTCCTACAGAAGTTGATTTTGCTTATTCCGAATTACTAAAAGTGAGCCCACGTTTCACTATTGCAGCAGCTTTCGGTAACGTTCATGGTGTTTACAAACCAGGGAACGTAAAATTAACCCCAACGATTCTTAGAGATTCTCAAGATTACATACAGAAAAAACATAACACGGGTAAAAATCCAGTTGATTTTGTATTTCATGGTGGTTCTGGTTCAACTTTAGAAGAAATCAGAGAAGCTATAAGTTATGGAGTGGTCAAAATGAATATCGATACTGATTTGCAATTTGCTTACACAGAAGGCATCCGTGATTATATGGTAAATAATATTGAGTACCTAAGAACTCAAATTGGAAATCCAGACGGACCCGATTCTCCAAACAAAAAACACTACGATCCAAGAAAATGGATTCGTGAAGGCGAATTAACGTTTAACAAAAGATTAGAGGAAGCTTTTGCTGACTTAAACAACGTAAATACTTTATAA
- a CDS encoding porin family protein, with amino-acid sequence MKKIFILFLLLSIHAKAQLGKSMFTKDPIINLENFDKQRVYWGYYLGFSNFDFKMDYKTNDGTGIDVQGNSGFNVGLIGALRLQEYLELRFEPGLYYASRTLTYSQFSNERDGLREVKATYIDFPILLKFSALRTGNVRPYLVGGVSATLNLSSNSKSKDDNAQQKFRVQPWTQNLQLGFGIDLYFEYFKFSPSIRGVFGLKNELIPDEDPNSPWTGNIESMKTRAILINFTFN; translated from the coding sequence ATGAAAAAAATATTTATTCTATTTCTATTATTATCCATCCATGCTAAAGCCCAATTAGGCAAAAGTATGTTTACCAAAGATCCTATAATAAATTTAGAAAACTTTGATAAACAAAGAGTGTATTGGGGATATTATTTAGGGTTTAGTAATTTCGATTTCAAAATGGATTACAAAACCAATGACGGCACAGGTATAGATGTTCAAGGAAATTCAGGGTTTAATGTTGGGCTTATTGGTGCTCTCAGATTACAAGAATATTTAGAATTGCGATTTGAACCCGGCTTGTATTATGCTAGCCGAACACTAACTTACTCTCAATTTTCTAATGAAAGAGACGGCCTAAGAGAAGTTAAAGCTACCTATATTGATTTTCCAATATTACTGAAATTTTCTGCCTTAAGAACAGGAAATGTTAGACCTTATTTAGTAGGCGGTGTCTCGGCGACTTTAAATCTTTCTAGTAATTCTAAATCAAAAGATGATAATGCTCAACAAAAATTTAGAGTTCAACCTTGGACACAAAATCTCCAATTGGGTTTTGGTATTGACTTATACTTTGAATACTTCAAATTCTCCCCTTCTATTCGAGGTGTGTTTGGTTTAAAAAACGAACTCATTCCTGATGAAGATCCCAATAGCCCTTGGACCGGCAATATAGAATCCATGAAAACGAGAGCGATTCTTATCAATTTCACTTTCAATTAA
- a CDS encoding outer membrane protein assembly factor, with protein sequence MKNSLTKISLFILIGVIIFGCNTTKRVPNGKSLLTKNDIYVDGKKNNVEDIFNQLYQKQNSSILGYRLRLNIYNLAKEKTDSIYRAKFAHNPKKYFRKVKWLSKKQVKRLGQSFWYAGIHNFLRKTGEAPVILDTVSTKKSLRRLKSYYFNRGYFDVTTQYKIDSVGPKKTKLRYDIKTGKPYIVDSIHSYISSKPLDSIYQLRKKNSLLKSGVKFATSNFDAEKARITADFRNNGAYRFQQNYVTYDIDTLTNKHLANVDLVIENETIRQEDSIKNIPFELYKISKVNIYTDHSPVNPNAPIKDSTVYKDFTLYSVHKLKYRPKSLTDGIFVAKGNYFSENRTTLTSKYLSNLKVFNYPLIQYVEDKNVKNGLIANIYLTPRKKYTFGYSNDFTHSNIQDFGISGNTFLGIRNVFNGAETFEIGFRGNIGASRDMANPNNNFFNISEIGADAKLNFPRLFLPFKTDKIIPKTMIPYSTISVGYSKQTNIGLDKQNFTSSLVYNWTPRKNTSFRFDLFNIQFVKNINPSNYFNVYRSSYNVLNTLAINYGASSSYFTDGNLRIEDGVNNFLTDVDNNAFPLLSATDARSIRSIVEQRTRLTEDNLIFASSISFSKTSKKDIYDNNFYALRAKLESAGNTLSIVSAASKLTQGGSKTAFGVAYSQYIKTEFEFIKHWDLSRKKVLAAKAFIGVAIPYGNSNSVPFSRSYFAGGSNDIRAWQSYGLGPGKTGSVNDFNEANMKLLFSTEFRFNIFQQLYGALFVDSGNIWNIKDIVTNPDATFTGLKSLENIAIGSGFGFRYDFNFFVVRLDFGFKTYNPARVENDKWLKEMRFDKSVLNIGINYPF encoded by the coding sequence TTGAAAAATAGTCTCACAAAAATATCATTATTTATTCTAATAGGAGTAATTATCTTTGGATGTAATACCACAAAAAGAGTTCCTAACGGAAAAAGTCTTCTAACTAAAAATGATATTTATGTTGATGGCAAAAAAAACAATGTGGAGGATATTTTTAATCAACTCTATCAAAAGCAAAATAGCTCCATTCTTGGGTATCGTCTTCGATTGAATATTTACAATTTAGCCAAAGAAAAGACCGATTCTATTTATAGAGCAAAGTTTGCTCATAATCCGAAGAAATATTTCCGAAAAGTCAAGTGGCTTTCTAAAAAACAAGTCAAACGATTAGGGCAATCCTTTTGGTATGCAGGGATTCATAATTTCTTAAGAAAAACGGGGGAAGCTCCAGTAATTTTAGATACGGTAAGCACCAAAAAATCGCTACGCCGATTGAAATCTTATTATTTTAATAGGGGCTATTTTGATGTAACTACCCAATATAAAATTGACAGCGTTGGCCCTAAAAAGACAAAGCTCAGATATGATATCAAAACGGGCAAACCTTACATTGTTGACAGTATTCATTCCTATATTTCTAGTAAACCGCTAGACTCGATTTATCAATTGAGAAAAAAAAATTCATTGCTTAAATCAGGAGTGAAATTTGCCACTAGCAATTTTGATGCAGAGAAAGCAAGAATTACTGCCGACTTCAGGAATAATGGCGCCTATCGTTTTCAGCAAAACTATGTGACTTATGATATTGACACTTTGACCAATAAACATTTGGCGAATGTTGATTTAGTGATAGAAAATGAAACGATAAGACAAGAGGATAGTATTAAAAACATCCCTTTTGAATTGTATAAAATAAGTAAGGTTAATATTTATACGGATCATAGTCCAGTAAATCCAAATGCTCCGATTAAAGACAGTACCGTTTATAAAGATTTTACTTTATACAGTGTACACAAATTAAAATACCGTCCAAAATCATTAACTGATGGAATCTTTGTAGCTAAAGGCAATTATTTTTCCGAAAACCGAACCACATTAACTTCTAAATACCTGAGTAATCTTAAAGTTTTCAACTATCCATTAATTCAATATGTAGAAGATAAAAATGTAAAGAACGGATTGATTGCCAATATTTATTTAACTCCGAGAAAAAAATATACGTTTGGTTATTCTAATGATTTTACGCATTCTAACATTCAGGATTTTGGTATTTCAGGTAATACCTTTTTAGGCATTCGAAACGTATTTAATGGAGCAGAAACTTTTGAAATTGGCTTTAGAGGAAACATTGGCGCCTCAAGAGATATGGCTAATCCGAATAATAATTTCTTTAACATCTCCGAAATTGGGGCTGATGCCAAATTGAATTTCCCAAGGTTATTTTTACCATTCAAAACCGATAAAATCATTCCAAAAACCATGATTCCTTACTCTACAATTAGCGTAGGATATTCGAAACAGACAAACATTGGATTAGATAAACAAAACTTCACCAGCTCATTGGTTTATAATTGGACTCCAAGAAAAAATACCTCTTTCCGTTTTGATTTATTTAATATTCAGTTTGTAAAAAACATAAACCCAAGCAACTACTTTAATGTTTATCGTTCTTCTTATAACGTTTTAAATACGTTGGCCATCAATTATGGTGCTAGTTCAAGTTATTTTACCGATGGAAATTTAAGAATTGAAGATGGCGTTAATAATTTCTTGACGGATGTAGACAATAATGCCTTTCCGCTACTCTCTGCGACAGATGCAAGGTCTATTAGAAGTATTGTGGAACAAAGAACGAGATTAACTGAGGATAATTTAATTTTTGCCTCTAGTATTTCGTTCTCAAAAACCTCTAAAAAGGATATCTATGATAATAATTTCTATGCTCTAAGAGCCAAATTGGAATCCGCTGGGAATACCTTATCTATAGTATCCGCCGCTTCAAAGTTGACACAAGGAGGTTCCAAAACTGCTTTTGGAGTGGCCTATTCTCAATACATAAAAACAGAGTTTGAATTTATCAAACATTGGGATTTGTCTCGTAAAAAAGTATTGGCTGCAAAGGCATTCATTGGCGTTGCTATTCCTTATGGCAACTCTAATAGTGTTCCTTTTTCACGAAGTTATTTTGCTGGTGGATCTAATGATATTAGAGCCTGGCAATCTTATGGTTTGGGACCAGGAAAAACAGGTTCGGTTAATGATTTTAATGAAGCGAATATGAAATTGCTATTTAGCACCGAATTTAGGTTTAATATTTTCCAACAATTATACGGAGCACTATTTGTTGATTCAGGAAACATTTGGAATATAAAAGACATAGTAACTAATCCTGATGCTACATTCACGGGCTTGAAGTCTTTAGAAAATATTGCCATCGGTTCAGGTTTCGGATTTAGATATGACTTTAATTTCTTTGTGGTACGATTAGATTTTGGCTTCAAAACCTATAATCCGGCGAGAGTTGAAAATGATAAATGGCTGAAAGAAATGCGTTTTGACAAATCCGTTTTAAATATTGGAATTAATTATCCTTTCTAA
- a CDS encoding TrmH family RNA methyltransferase — MVSKNQIKLITSIQHKKYRQEHQLFIAEGVKVIQELLQSNFVLEHLFVTEAIFEQVNNAQKTVVKEQDMKRISALSSPSSCLALFKIPAPSTINDNGLIVALDDIRDPGNLGTIIRLCDWFGITQLLCSSETVDVYNPKVIQATMGSIARVNVNYVDLKAFILNSPLPVYGTFMDGNNIYKEELPKECILILGNEANGISSELQKLAKNKIAIPRFGTLQQTESLNVATATAILLSEFRRNS, encoded by the coding sequence ATGGTTAGTAAAAACCAAATAAAATTAATTACAAGCATTCAGCATAAAAAATACCGACAAGAACACCAATTGTTTATTGCTGAAGGCGTAAAAGTAATTCAAGAATTGTTACAATCAAATTTTGTACTCGAACATTTATTCGTTACTGAAGCTATTTTTGAACAAGTAAATAATGCTCAAAAAACAGTCGTTAAAGAGCAAGACATGAAACGAATTTCGGCACTAAGCTCACCAAGTTCTTGTTTGGCCCTTTTTAAAATTCCAGCACCTTCAACAATAAATGATAACGGACTAATAGTAGCCTTAGATGACATTCGAGATCCAGGAAACTTAGGAACTATTATTCGACTTTGTGATTGGTTTGGTATAACCCAATTACTATGTTCTTCAGAGACAGTTGATGTTTACAATCCAAAAGTAATTCAAGCTACTATGGGTTCTATTGCGAGAGTCAATGTGAATTATGTCGATTTGAAAGCGTTTATTTTAAATAGTCCACTTCCAGTTTATGGCACTTTTATGGATGGAAATAATATCTACAAAGAAGAATTGCCGAAAGAATGTATTTTGATATTAGGTAATGAAGCCAATGGAATCTCTTCAGAATTACAGAAACTGGCAAAAAATAAAATAGCCATTCCACGATTTGGGACTTTGCAACAAACAGAAAGTTTGAATGTAGCCACTGCCACCGCTATTTTGTTAAGTGAATTTAGAAGAAACTCCTAA